A part of Haloarchaeobius sp. HME9146 genomic DNA contains:
- a CDS encoding type IV pilin N-terminal domain-containing protein encodes MTDEAEFERAPQEKRTWVIALVFVMLAASVLGVGGAYIFGGQEPLNPPDTEFAFEQTGETELRITHDGGEALTAGDLQIVVDGSRTTWDATDFGIEPDAEVGAGDSTTISGVQSGQTVQLIYERGSRSYIVGEYTLAGNETSA; translated from the coding sequence ATGACCGACGAGGCGGAGTTCGAGCGCGCCCCACAGGAGAAGCGGACGTGGGTCATCGCGCTGGTGTTCGTGATGCTGGCCGCGAGCGTCCTCGGTGTCGGCGGTGCCTACATCTTCGGCGGCCAGGAACCGCTGAACCCACCGGACACCGAGTTCGCGTTCGAACAGACCGGCGAGACGGAGCTGCGTATCACCCACGACGGCGGGGAGGCACTGACCGCCGGCGACCTCCAGATAGTCGTCGACGGCTCGCGGACCACCTGGGACGCGACCGACTTCGGCATCGAGCCGGACGCGGAGGTCGGTGCGGGCGACTCGACGACCATCTCGGGTGTCCAGTCCGGCCAGACCGTCCAGCTCATCTACGAGCGCGGCTCGCGCAGCTACATCGTCGGCGAGTACACCCTCGCCGGCAACGAGACGAGCGCGTGA
- a CDS encoding helix-turn-helix domain-containing protein produces the protein MAATTGEDLEELPPSAKLVFKVLEYDGPLTQKQIVEESMLSARTVRYALERLQDIDLVNQDVYFADARQSLYEIDEKAVAADGGDAEPCCAE, from the coding sequence ATGGCCGCTACAACTGGGGAAGATCTCGAGGAGCTCCCGCCGAGTGCGAAGCTCGTGTTCAAAGTACTCGAGTACGACGGGCCACTCACACAGAAACAGATCGTCGAGGAGTCCATGCTCTCCGCACGAACCGTCCGGTACGCCCTCGAACGGCTACAGGACATCGATCTCGTCAACCAGGACGTGTACTTCGCCGACGCAAGACAGAGCCTCTACGAGATAGATGAGAAAGCGGTCGCGGCGGACGGCGGCGACGCAGAACCCTGCTGCGCCGAATAA
- a CDS encoding ribosome biogenesis/translation initiation ATPase RLI codes for MAEDSIAVVDLDRCQPDRCNYECKNYCPPNRTGKECITLRGEDAMEGKPDQVRISEEICLGETCGICVEKCPFDAIEIINLPQELNEEPAHRYGENAFSLYGLPAPDSGRVTGILGPNGIGKTTAVHILAGELSPNLGDYGHDPDWEEILDRYRGTELQDFLKSLRDGDVTVARKPQYVDQIPKQFDGVTRTLLESADERGVLDELAERLSITPVLDQHIDNLSGGELQRVALAATLARDADFYFLDEITPYLDIGQRVTAARLIRDLAEDGDRSMLVVEHDLAILDLLADNLHVAYGEPGAYGVITKPKSVRNGINEYLKGYLDNENMRIRPNAIKFEEHAPRTVSKGEVIAEYPDLEMSYGEGEFGLEVEGGKIRENEVLGIVGPNGIGKSTFAQLLNGGIEPTKGEIDFELDISYKPQYIEIDQHMRVDAFLASITDQFGSSYWETEIANPLQLGRIMEQNLTDLSGGERQRVAIAACLSEDADLYLLDEPSAHLDVEQRVQATRAIRRYAESQDATVMVIDHDIYMIDLLADRLMVFDGEPAKHGHAGTPQGMRSGMNEFLANLDVTFRRDERTKRPRVNKPDSQLDRQQKSEGEYYYAP; via the coding sequence ATGGCAGAGGACAGCATCGCGGTGGTCGACCTGGACCGGTGCCAGCCCGACCGCTGTAACTACGAATGCAAGAACTACTGTCCGCCCAACCGCACGGGGAAGGAGTGCATCACCCTGCGTGGTGAGGACGCCATGGAGGGCAAGCCCGACCAGGTGCGCATCTCCGAGGAGATCTGTCTGGGCGAGACGTGTGGTATCTGCGTCGAGAAGTGCCCGTTCGACGCCATCGAGATCATCAACCTGCCACAGGAGCTGAACGAGGAACCGGCCCACCGCTACGGCGAGAACGCGTTCTCGCTGTACGGGCTGCCGGCGCCCGACTCGGGGCGCGTGACGGGTATCCTCGGCCCGAACGGTATCGGGAAGACGACGGCCGTCCACATCCTCGCGGGCGAGCTCTCGCCCAACCTCGGGGACTACGGCCACGACCCCGACTGGGAGGAGATTCTCGACCGCTACCGCGGCACCGAGTTGCAGGACTTCCTGAAGTCCCTGCGCGACGGCGACGTGACCGTCGCCCGCAAGCCCCAGTACGTCGACCAGATCCCCAAGCAGTTCGACGGGGTCACCCGGACGCTGCTCGAATCCGCCGACGAGCGCGGTGTCCTCGACGAGCTGGCCGAGCGCCTCTCCATCACGCCGGTGCTCGACCAGCACATCGACAACCTCTCCGGTGGGGAGCTCCAGCGCGTCGCCCTGGCGGCGACGCTCGCCCGCGACGCGGACTTCTACTTCCTGGACGAGATCACGCCGTACCTGGACATCGGCCAGCGCGTCACCGCGGCGCGACTCATCCGCGACCTCGCCGAGGACGGCGACCGGTCGATGCTGGTGGTCGAGCACGACCTGGCCATCCTCGACCTGCTCGCGGACAACCTCCACGTCGCCTACGGTGAGCCCGGCGCGTACGGTGTCATCACGAAGCCGAAATCGGTGCGGAACGGTATCAACGAGTACCTCAAGGGCTACCTCGACAACGAGAACATGCGCATCCGCCCGAACGCCATCAAGTTCGAGGAGCACGCCCCGCGGACCGTCAGCAAGGGCGAGGTCATCGCGGAGTACCCCGACCTCGAGATGAGCTACGGCGAGGGCGAGTTCGGTCTGGAAGTCGAAGGCGGGAAGATTCGCGAGAACGAGGTCCTGGGTATCGTCGGCCCGAACGGAATCGGGAAGTCGACGTTCGCCCAGTTGCTGAACGGTGGCATCGAGCCCACGAAGGGCGAGATCGACTTCGAGCTCGACATCTCCTACAAGCCGCAGTACATCGAGATCGACCAGCACATGCGGGTCGACGCGTTCCTCGCCTCCATCACGGACCAGTTCGGCTCCTCGTACTGGGAGACCGAGATCGCCAACCCGCTCCAGCTCGGCCGCATCATGGAGCAGAACCTCACCGACCTCTCGGGCGGTGAGCGCCAGCGCGTCGCCATCGCGGCGTGTCTCTCCGAGGACGCCGACCTCTACCTGCTCGACGAGCCATCCGCGCACCTCGACGTCGAACAGCGCGTGCAGGCCACGCGCGCAATCCGGCGCTACGCCGAGAGCCAGGACGCGACGGTCATGGTCATCGACCACGACATCTACATGATCGACCTGCTCGCGGACCGCCTGATGGTGTTCGACGGCGAACCCGCGAAGCACGGACACGCGGGCACGCCCCAGGGCATGCGCTCGGGCATGAACGAGTTCCTCGCGAACCTCGACGTGACGTTCCGCCGCGACGAGCGCACCAAGCGCCCGCGGGTGAACAAGCCG